The following coding sequences are from one Desulfosporosinus orientis DSM 765 window:
- a CDS encoding TrkH family potassium uptake protein, with protein sequence MNYSFVANILGRLMIAYTGFMGIPFVVAVIYQEESMFSFALSLIVSVFTGLVLKTFGQKEGRMGVREGFVVVAGAWLLTALIGALPYALSGAVPTYLDGVFEAVSGFTTTGASVIDAVESLPKSVLLWRSLTHWLGGMGIIVLFIVFLPNMTGAVHLFNAEVPGPTSERVLPRIRDNALKLWQIYFGFTVVQIILLIIVGMNWFDAVNHSFATMATGGFSTKNTSIAYYDNVGIELIIIIFMIIAGGNFGLYFQAWRSGFMKIIKDLEFQFYLLIIAVSTLIIAFSLWRSMGVEGGNSLRQALFQVVSIMTTTGFASADFDKWPAVCKIVLLCLMFIGGSAGSTAGGIKVSRIILLFKHSWAELRRAIHPKAVINVRFAKRTVDPVMLNTISVFFFLFLSIFAFASFLLAATGLEPLDAMSAVVVTLGNVGPGFGVVGPTTTFSSINAFGECVLIICMLLGRLELFTLLVLVQPEFWRSRKGW encoded by the coding sequence GTGAACTATTCATTTGTAGCAAATATTCTTGGACGTTTGATGATTGCTTATACTGGATTTATGGGAATTCCTTTTGTTGTGGCGGTTATTTATCAGGAAGAGAGTATGTTCTCTTTTGCGCTGTCCCTAATTGTGTCTGTTTTTACAGGACTTGTTTTAAAAACCTTTGGCCAAAAAGAAGGTCGTATGGGTGTTCGAGAAGGGTTCGTTGTGGTTGCCGGGGCATGGTTATTGACAGCTTTGATCGGAGCCTTGCCTTATGCTTTAAGCGGGGCTGTGCCCACCTATCTGGATGGAGTATTTGAAGCCGTTTCCGGTTTCACGACCACTGGAGCAAGTGTTATTGACGCAGTTGAAAGCCTGCCTAAAAGTGTTCTTCTTTGGCGCAGCCTAACTCATTGGCTCGGAGGTATGGGAATTATCGTTTTGTTTATCGTGTTTTTACCCAACATGACCGGTGCCGTTCATCTCTTTAATGCTGAGGTTCCCGGTCCGACTTCTGAAAGGGTTCTTCCCAGAATTCGTGATAATGCACTAAAACTTTGGCAAATCTATTTTGGTTTTACAGTTGTGCAGATAATTCTTTTAATTATAGTGGGTATGAATTGGTTCGATGCTGTCAACCACTCTTTTGCAACCATGGCTACTGGTGGATTTTCAACGAAAAATACGAGTATTGCTTACTACGACAATGTCGGGATAGAACTTATAATTATCATTTTTATGATCATAGCAGGAGGAAATTTTGGCCTTTATTTTCAAGCATGGCGTTCAGGGTTTATGAAAATTATCAAAGATTTGGAATTCCAGTTCTATTTGTTGATTATTGCAGTGTCGACCCTCATCATTGCTTTTAGTTTGTGGCGGAGTATGGGCGTAGAAGGTGGAAATTCTCTGCGTCAGGCGCTTTTTCAGGTTGTTTCCATTATGACTACGACAGGCTTTGCTTCGGCAGATTTTGATAAGTGGCCCGCTGTTTGCAAGATTGTCCTTCTGTGTCTTATGTTTATTGGCGGCAGCGCGGGTTCGACAGCAGGGGGAATAAAAGTATCCAGGATCATTCTTCTTTTCAAACACAGTTGGGCAGAACTGAGAAGGGCAATCCATCCCAAAGCGGTTATTAATGTACGCTTTGCAAAACGAACGGTAGATCCGGTTATGCTCAATACAATATCGGTCTTCTTCTTTCTCTTTTTGTCTATTTTTGCATTTGCCTCATTTCTCCTTGCCGCAACAGGGCTGGAACCCCTTGATGCAATGAGTGCTGTTGTTGTAACTTTGGGAAATGTGGGACCGGGCTTTGGAGTAGTTGGACCTACAACTACCTTTTCTTCTATTAATGCTTTTGGAGAGTGTGTTCTGATTATTTGTATGCTCCTTGGTCGATTGGAGCTTTTCACCTTGTTGGTATTGGTCCAACCAGAATTCTGGCGTAGCCGTAAAGGATGGTAG
- a CDS encoding GNAT family N-acetyltransferase yields the protein MEIRKAEKEDFEEIWSILHEVFSKGDTYTFSPNISKEEAFSIWMEVPLVTFVAVENHRIMGTYYLKPNQPTLGAHVCNAGYAVRDEARGKGIGRQMCLHSLNEARGYGFKGMQYNCVVSTNHIAVELWKKCGFSIVGTLLKAFNHQKKGFVDAFVMYQWLEMD from the coding sequence ATGGAGATAAGAAAAGCTGAAAAAGAGGATTTTGAGGAAATTTGGTCGATTTTACACGAGGTGTTTTCTAAAGGGGATACGTATACTTTCTCACCCAATATTTCTAAGGAAGAAGCTTTCAGTATTTGGATGGAAGTACCCCTTGTTACGTTTGTGGCAGTGGAAAACCATCGTATTATGGGAACTTATTATCTGAAACCTAATCAACCAACTCTTGGAGCACACGTCTGCAACGCTGGTTATGCAGTAAGAGATGAGGCAAGAGGGAAAGGAATAGGCAGACAGATGTGTTTGCATTCTTTAAATGAAGCTCGAGGTTATGGCTTTAAGGGAATGCAATATAATTGTGTCGTCAGTACTAATCATATAGCTGTAGAATTATGGAAGAAGTGCGGGTTCAGCATCGTTGGAACTCTGCTTAAGGCCTTTAATCATCAGAAAAAAGGGTTTGTAGACGCTTTTGTTATGTATCAATGGCTTGAAATGGATTAA
- a CDS encoding 4Fe-4S dicluster domain-containing protein, with protein MSQNKRVTLSRRSLIKGGVLLGTVAAIGFMPVKILQAEEETVASNSEGKTSKQIGFCYDEGKCIRCQSCVRICQETYQWETENPWRRLLQNDKGDALSMSCNHCADPACAKVCPVKAYTKRKSDGIVVHDSNKCVGCGYCLYACPYHAPHIQKMTGAVSKCSFCYQLQDAGSSPKCVGICPTQALTMGDMKELSKKGNLNVKGLPDPKITNPSMVVIPKEQ; from the coding sequence ATGTCTCAAAATAAACGAGTAACGTTATCCCGACGCAGCTTGATAAAAGGCGGAGTTTTACTCGGAACAGTAGCTGCAATCGGTTTTATGCCTGTTAAAATATTGCAGGCTGAAGAAGAAACGGTTGCCTCAAACTCTGAAGGGAAAACCAGTAAACAAATTGGTTTTTGTTATGATGAGGGCAAGTGTATCCGTTGTCAATCATGTGTGAGGATTTGTCAAGAAACTTACCAGTGGGAGACAGAAAATCCTTGGAGACGGCTTCTTCAGAACGACAAAGGTGATGCTTTATCCATGAGCTGCAATCATTGTGCTGATCCTGCTTGCGCCAAAGTTTGTCCGGTTAAAGCCTATACGAAAAGGAAAAGTGACGGTATTGTCGTTCATGATTCCAACAAATGTGTTGGATGCGGATATTGTCTCTATGCCTGTCCTTATCATGCACCCCATATTCAGAAAATGACAGGTGCAGTCTCAAAATGCTCTTTTTGTTACCAGCTGCAGGATGCAGGGTCAAGTCCTAAATGCGTAGGGATTTGCCCTACTCAGGCTTTGACAATGGGAGATATGAAGGAATTATCTAAAAAAGGAAATCTAAATGTTAAAGGGCTTCCTGATCCTAAGATCACGAATCCCTCCATGGTTGTAATACCCAAGGAACAATAA
- the nrfD gene encoding NrfD/PsrC family molybdoenzyme membrane anchor subunit, with amino-acid sequence MGHWGWLIAIYLFLGGLGAGAYLTSFAAEKGLLGKATDLKRVGYYVSSPLVAFGALLLVTDLGQGLRKPWLILNMFSNFRSVMTWGIYILSAFILIGFIKAYFVWKKKQTPGALSLVGAVLAVATAAYTGMLLAVVQGVPFWNSYLMPVIFVVSALSTGLSLTLLLAHFFEKHHTHEVFVSKVHLWLVSLEIIFLAAFFALIYSGGQGAAKLSANLLLMQSLSLPFWALLVFIGLIGPLAFYVLQSRSQSFASDGPPHRVDRVKGQWISLVCDGAVLIGGLTLRCLIVFAALPVWNGLLG; translated from the coding sequence ATGGGACATTGGGGTTGGCTCATTGCTATATACCTTTTTTTAGGAGGTCTTGGTGCCGGCGCTTATCTGACTTCGTTTGCGGCGGAAAAAGGTCTGCTAGGTAAGGCTACTGATTTAAAAAGGGTGGGTTATTATGTTTCTTCACCCCTTGTAGCGTTTGGTGCTTTATTATTAGTCACGGATTTGGGACAAGGGTTAAGAAAACCCTGGCTGATTCTTAACATGTTTTCGAATTTTAGGTCAGTTATGACTTGGGGAATTTATATTCTCTCTGCCTTCATTCTGATCGGATTTATTAAAGCCTACTTTGTCTGGAAAAAGAAACAAACTCCTGGTGCTTTATCATTAGTGGGTGCTGTTCTGGCCGTAGCGACGGCAGCTTATACTGGAATGCTTTTAGCAGTAGTACAAGGGGTTCCTTTCTGGAATTCCTATCTAATGCCTGTCATCTTCGTAGTGTCAGCCCTTTCGACAGGTTTATCCTTAACTTTGTTACTTGCACATTTCTTCGAGAAACACCATACACATGAAGTGTTTGTTTCCAAAGTTCATCTCTGGTTAGTTAGCCTTGAAATTATTTTCCTGGCGGCTTTCTTTGCCCTTATCTATTCGGGTGGGCAAGGGGCTGCGAAATTATCTGCAAACTTACTGCTGATGCAATCTCTTTCCTTACCTTTTTGGGCATTACTCGTTTTCATAGGTTTAATTGGACCCTTGGCATTTTATGTTCTTCAATCCCGCTCTCAAAGCTTTGCTTCTGATGGGCCGCCCCATAGAGTGGATAGGGTTAAAGGCCAATGGATCTCTTTGGTTTGTGACGGAGCAGTTCTAATTGGTGGATTGACCTTGAGATGTTTGATAGTTTTTGCAGCACTTCCGGTTTGGAACGGCTTATTGGGTTAA
- a CDS encoding DsbA family oxidoreductase — MTNKIIVFSDFLUPFCMIGKVPLDQLAKDKNLSIEWKAYELRPEDIELPEKSPEYVKKAKKGLEALGKKHGLYMTFNEKSKHSRLALEGSKYAEEKGYGNAYHDAVFAAQFQEQKDINDLQVLTELAEQIGLDKQEFREVLVGRRYKEAVSQDVEEAMQLGIQSVPCFIVDGRAIHGAQSYEALEKFFQGIENGFPLDINGL, encoded by the coding sequence ATGACAAATAAGATAATTGTTTTCTCGGATTTTTTGTGACCTTTTTGTATGATAGGGAAAGTCCCCCTTGACCAGTTGGCCAAGGACAAAAATCTAAGCATTGAGTGGAAGGCTTATGAGTTGAGGCCGGAGGATATTGAACTTCCCGAAAAATCTCCGGAATATGTAAAGAAGGCGAAAAAGGGCCTTGAAGCATTAGGGAAAAAGCACGGACTCTATATGACCTTTAATGAAAAGAGCAAACATTCAAGATTAGCTTTAGAAGGTTCTAAGTATGCAGAAGAAAAAGGGTATGGCAACGCATATCATGATGCTGTCTTCGCTGCCCAATTTCAAGAACAAAAAGATATTAATGATTTACAAGTTTTAACAGAGTTGGCTGAACAGATAGGATTGGACAAACAAGAGTTTAGAGAAGTTCTTGTCGGGAGACGATATAAAGAAGCTGTGAGCCAAGATGTTGAAGAAGCTATGCAGCTTGGAATTCAAAGTGTTCCTTGTTTCATAGTCGATGGACGTGCTATCCATGGGGCTCAGAGTTATGAAGCTCTTGAAAAATTTTTTCAGGGTATAGAAAATGGATTTCCTCTGGATATCAATGGATTGTAA
- a CDS encoding sulfite reductase subunit beta: MTLTDDDKKVLKGRGFISYKDGIHFSCRVMIEAGRLTAQESRKITDICEKYGRGYFTLTQRLNVEIPWLKYQDLESVARELKEAGLSSGSTGMRARPALTCKGDVCQVSLFNTEEVARQINEKFYRGKYDVTLPNKFRVTISGCRNGCSKPQIGCIGLLGRKPGQVAIFIGGMFAKEQFIGKELPGLYSIDEALEVIDKAMEYYRENGLKGERFAKTVERIGFDTVASYLTLKARE, encoded by the coding sequence ATGACATTAACTGACGACGATAAGAAGGTATTAAAAGGTCGAGGATTTATCTCCTATAAAGACGGCATCCATTTCTCTTGCAGAGTTATGATTGAAGCAGGGAGATTAACTGCACAGGAATCTCGTAAGATTACAGATATATGCGAGAAATATGGCAGAGGTTACTTTACTCTAACTCAGCGCTTAAATGTAGAGATTCCTTGGCTGAAGTATCAGGATCTGGAAAGTGTCGCTAGAGAACTTAAGGAAGCGGGTTTATCCAGCGGAAGCACTGGAATGAGGGCCAGACCTGCTCTTACCTGTAAAGGAGATGTATGTCAGGTCAGCCTTTTTAATACCGAAGAAGTTGCTCGGCAAATTAATGAAAAGTTTTATCGCGGAAAATATGATGTTACTTTGCCCAACAAATTTCGTGTTACGATAAGCGGATGCAGAAACGGCTGCTCTAAGCCCCAGATTGGCTGTATCGGCCTGCTAGGGCGTAAGCCGGGTCAAGTTGCTATTTTCATCGGAGGAATGTTTGCCAAAGAACAGTTCATTGGTAAAGAATTACCGGGTTTATATTCTATTGATGAGGCCCTAGAGGTTATTGACAAGGCTATGGAGTATTATAGAGAAAATGGGCTCAAAGGCGAACGCTTTGCTAAAACAGTAGAGAGAATTGGTTTTGACACTGTGGCAAGCTATTTAACTCTTAAAGCGAGGGAGTAA
- a CDS encoding futalosine hydrolase, with translation MSFEANYNQFTDFIPWSQQSPLRVLVVTAALPERDAVLRGLKSDPRFEVLLGGVGPVAAGVNTSRALAAANYNLVISAGFAGGFPNRAEVGSVVVGTEIVAADLGAETPEGFSSLNELGFGSTCIRTDKGLVDYVTKALVKAKLRVFNGPVLTVSTVTGTAETAKEMMARIPRAAAEAMEGYGVGFAALDQGLPVIEVRAISNMVGPRNRSAWRIREALEVLEAVFQVLSEVSI, from the coding sequence TTGAGCTTTGAAGCAAACTATAACCAATTTACAGATTTCATTCCTTGGAGTCAGCAATCCCCATTACGGGTATTAGTTGTGACTGCTGCCTTGCCGGAGCGGGATGCCGTATTACGGGGACTAAAGAGTGACCCGAGGTTTGAGGTTTTGTTAGGCGGCGTGGGGCCTGTTGCAGCGGGAGTGAATACGAGCAGAGCATTAGCTGCAGCTAATTACAATTTAGTGATCAGTGCAGGTTTTGCCGGAGGTTTTCCGAACAGAGCTGAGGTAGGTTCTGTTGTGGTAGGGACAGAGATCGTTGCTGCTGACTTAGGGGCAGAGACACCGGAAGGGTTTAGCAGCTTGAATGAATTAGGATTTGGTTCGACTTGTATCCGGACAGACAAGGGTTTAGTAGACTATGTTACCAAAGCATTAGTTAAAGCTAAGCTGAGAGTATTCAATGGCCCGGTGCTTACAGTTTCGACAGTTACCGGCACAGCTGAGACTGCAAAAGAAATGATGGCTCGAATCCCCAGAGCTGCTGCTGAAGCCATGGAAGGGTATGGAGTGGGATTTGCCGCTTTAGATCAGGGATTGCCCGTAATAGAAGTTAGGGCAATCTCAAACATGGTGGGTCCGCGCAATCGTTCTGCATGGCGGATAAGAGAAGCTCTTGAAGTCTTGGAAGCCGTTTTTCAAG